The genome window CCCAGTATGCTAATTCCTCAAAAATGGCCAGGACAGAGCTCCACACACTACAGGCCTggagaaaacaaggaagagagCCAAGTAGTTGAATACATTTGGAATATATTaacaccatttttaaaaatcttgctCAAGAAACACTTCTGTTCTTTTGCGTATCACTATATAAGCTTTTTTCTAAgcacttcaaaaatatttagattttattttcataacatACATATAAAAAACATCAGCTGCCTTTGAGAAAGGACTACCTTCTGTCGCTGCATCATGTTCAGCAAGTCTCCAAATGGTGATTCTTCGGGATTATCAAAGGCAAGCAGAGCCAGCGTGCGCTCCATTTCTGTCAggcattccctgctctcctccccttGTTCTGCTAATTGGGTCTGAGCAAattccagagctgcctctgtctCACGCTGCCGAATCAGTTCAATCAAGTGCTGTTGCTGCACACGAAGGACACAGAAATATTAACCCAACAAATTAATAAACCTCCACTGTTTCGAGCCTGGAAGATTCAGACACTGGTGTGTAATTTGAGACAAACAGTAATCTGTAATTTGACAGTTTGAGGTCAATTCATCTCAATGTGTGAGACAAGGAGCAGCAACTTGGCTGCAAAATCTACTGGAAAAGGAAACTTGGTGCTTCTGAGTAACACGGTTTGAGAAGATGGGTTACTAAAGGAATCCAGACCAACAGCAACTGGAAGCTGGTAACTCGCAGACCACTGCTGTGGTTACAAGTTTTCATGTTAATAACTGTATATGGTGGCTCCTGCACCACGACAGAGTTTCCCATtgctacaaaataaaatgccaaGAACTGCCACAATGTTCACCCATGTTCAGTCGCAAACCTCCAACATAACCCTAATTTCTTCACTACTTTCCCATTCTCTTAGCAAACTCTAAGACAAAGATAAAAGTTTGCCACCTGTCCTCACCTGCAAATGAAAGTAGAGATATCTGTTGGtatccagcagctctggatggAGACTGTTTATCAATGCAATGGCTTCCTGGATCTGTCCTTTCAAGATCATCTCAcggatttttattctttcatccAGAGTCTCTAAATCCACACTGGGTTCAATTCCAGACTCCATCCGAAATTTCTCCGCTGCTTCTTTAAAGCCCTCTGAAATAGGAACATGTTACCCATAGAATGTATTGTATGAAACACTTTAGAAGAAAACCTATCatcttaaatgaaaatatttgagcGTTGCTTGTGCAATTTGGGGGTTTAAAGATTAACCCAAAATTGTGAAAATTTCTTCTCTATATAAGAAGTCATTTATCCAAGA of Ficedula albicollis isolate OC2 chromosome 20, FicAlb1.5, whole genome shotgun sequence contains these proteins:
- the GID8 gene encoding glucose-induced degradation protein 8 homolog — translated: MSYAEKPDEITKDEWMEKLNNLHIQRADMNRLIMNYLVTEGFKEAAEKFRMESGIEPSVDLETLDERIKIREMILKGQIQEAIALINSLHPELLDTNRYLYFHLQQQHLIELIRQRETEAALEFAQTQLAEQGEESRECLTEMERTLALLAFDNPEESPFGDLLNMMQRQKVWSEVNQAVLDYENRESTPKLAKLLKLLLWAQNELDQKKVKYPKMTDLSKGTIEEPK